The DNA region ATGCTGCCGATGATGCGGCCAGGGCTTTTGACCGTTGCGATCATCGTCGGCCTCAACGCCTGGAACGAATTCGTCATCGCGGTGACGTTCCTGCAGAACGACAGCAACGTCACGGCGATCGTGAAATTCTATAATCTGACCGGACAGTACTCGACCGATTGGGGCGAGATGCTGGCCGCAGCGGTGACCATCGCGCTGCCGGTCGTGCTGGTCTTCGTGCTGCTACAGCGCCGCTTCATCGACGGCATGACGGCCGGCGCGGTCAAGTCATAGCCGCTCGCCGGCGTTCAGGTTCACGCTTTCGCCTTTTTCGCCACGATCTGTTGCAACGCCCAGCGGGCGTTTTTTCGTACGTCGGGATCGGCATCGTCGGCGATGACGGCCAGGAACGCTTCGCCGTCGGGATGCGCGATCTCGCCGAGCGCCGCGGCGGCCTCCTTGCGCAGGTTTGCCTGCTCATGGTTGACGCAGCTTCCGATCGGACGCACCGCGCGCTCGATCTTCATCTTGCCGAGGCTGCGGATCGCCTTGAGCCGCACCTGCCAGAACGAGTCCGCAAGCGACGCCATCAGCTGATCAGCGGCCAGCGCACCGTTGACGTTGAGTCCCAGCGTCTCGGCCGCCATCTCGCGCACCATCCAGTCCTCATCTTTGAGTGCGCGCGTCACCGTTTCCGCCGCCGGCTTCATCTGCGAGAATGCCAGCGCGCTCACCGAGGCACGCCGCGCATGCGCATCGGGGTCGTGGATCAGCGCCGTCAACGCCGGGATCGATTCCTCGAGCTTGAGGAATCCGATCACGCCGATCGCCTGCACGCGCACCGCAGCGTCCTGATCCTGCAACGCCTCCAGCGCCGGCTTCAGCGTGTCCTTGCGGCGCAGCTCCTTCAACGCACGTAGCGCGCCCATGCGGACGAAGGCGTGGCCATGCTTGACCAGCGGCAGGATGACGTCGGCGCAGGCCGGATCCTTGAACTCGGCCATGCTGTCGGCCGCAGCCGACGCCACGATGCTTTCAGGATCGACCAGCAATCGCGCCAACGCGCTGGCAGCCTCCGGCCCGTCGAACTCCCCGAGCGCCATCGCAACCTGCTGGCGCACGCCAGCGTCGGGATCGGACACCATGTTGGCGAGATGGCCGACCGCGGCCGGATCGCCGGAATGGCCGAGCGCAATGATGGCGACACGGCGCTCCGCCGGGTCCGCGGCCTGCAACCGCTCATCGGCGTCTTCGAGATCGTCGTAGGATTCGAACGGGCTCGACATGCTCACCTCAACAGATAGGGAATGTTGACGGTCACGGCGCCGGTCGGGCAATCCGCCTCGCAGGGCATGCAGTACCAGCATTCGTCGTAAGCCATGTAGGCCTTGCCGGTCATGTCGCTGATGCGCAGGACGTCGAGCGGGCAAACGTCGACGCACACCGTGCAGCCTTTGTCCGCGATGCATTTGGCGTCGTCGACCACCACCGGGACCGATGTCTGGTAGGAAGCGAGAGGCATCGTCAATCTCCTGTTGATCTTCGGTGAAAGCGTTTTCGAGCGAAGTGGATACCGGTTCGCGTGAAGAAAACGCGTCAGAAACAGACCGTTCACGCGCTGACGCGGATGCGCTGCTTGTCGTAGAGATCCTTCTCGTCGTCGGCGATCGGCACGACATAGGGCTCCACGGCACGCTTCTCGCTCGTCATCCTGCCGTCCTGCTTGGACAGCAGCGTATGGCAGAACCAGTTCTCGTTGTCCTTCTCCGGGAAATCCGTGCGCCAATGGTAAAGGCCCCAACGGCTCTCTTCGCGGAACAGCGAGGCATGCGCCGCCATGTCGGCGCAGTCCATGATCGACTGCACCTCGAGTGCGCGAAGCAACTCGTGCGCATTGCGGGCGATCATGTGCTGCTGCATGTCCTCGCGGACTTCGGCGAGCCTGTTCATGCCGAGCTCGTATTTGCGGGTCACCTTCGGCGGCTGCAGATAATCGTTCACCAGGCGCCGCGTCTTGTATTCGATCTGGTTCGGGGGAATGCCGTCCTCGCGCGTTGTCGGGGCCAGCACCCGCTCCCGCTCCAGCGCGACGTCGGCAGCGTCGAAATCAGCAAAATCGTGGCTCTCGGCGAATTCCATCGCATCGGTGCCGGCAACCGAGCCGTTGGTGAAAGCGCCCAGCATGTAATTATGCGGCACGCTCGCCATGTCACCCGCTGCGTAAAGGCCTGGCACCGTGGTCCGCGCGTTATCGTCGACGAACACGCCGGAGGCGCTGTGGCCGGAGCAGAGACCGATCTCGGAGATATGCATCTCGATCGATTCCGAGCGGTAATCGACCCCTCGCCCCTGCTGGAACAGGCCGCGCGTCGGCCGCTCGACCTTGTGCAGGGTCTGTTCGATCTCCTCGATGGTCTTTTCATGGAGGTGCTTGAGCTGGAGGAAGACTGGGCCCTTGCCCGAGAGCAGCTCATTGTAGAACTCGAGCATCATCTGGCCCGACCAGTAGTCGCATTCGATGAAGCGCGAGCCCTCATTGTTGGCGGTGAAGGCGCCGAACGGGCCGGCGACATAGGCACAGGCCGGGCCGTTATAGTCCTTGATCAGCGGATTGATCTGGTAGCATTCGAGGTTCGCGAGTGCAGCTCCGGCGTGATAGGCCATCGCATAGCCGTCGCCGGAATTCGCGGCGTTCTCGTAGGTGCCGAACATGTAACCCGAGGTCGGAAGCCCGAGCCGGCCGGCGGCGCCCATGCACAGGATGACGGCCTTGGCCTTGATCACCAGGATCTCGGCGGTCCGCGTGTTGACGCTGATCGCGCCGGCCACCCTGCCATCGGCGGACTTCAGCAGCCGCGTCGCCATATAGCGGTTCGAGATCAGGATGCGGGCGCGGCGAAGCTGGCGGTACAGCGCCTTCTTCACGGTCTCGCCGTTCGGCATCGGCAGCACATAGGTGCCGATATGGTGGACCTTCTTGACGGCGAAGTCGCCGTTCTCGTTCTTCAGGAAGCGAATGCCGAAGCTGTCGAGCTCCTCGATGATCTTGTAGCAGTTCTGGGCATATTTGTAGACCGCCTTCTGATCGACGATGCCGTCGTTGGCGATCGTGATCTCCTTGGTGTACTGCTCGGGCGTTGCGTAGCCGGGAATGACGGCGTTGTTGAGCCCGTCCATGCCCATCGAGATCGCACCGGAGCGCTTGACGTTGGCCTTCTCGAGCAGCACGACGTCAGCCTTCGGGTTCTTCAGTTTCGCCTTGAGTGCGGCCATCGGGCCGGCGGTGCCGCCGCCGATCACCAGCACGTCGCAGGAAACCTCCGAAAGTCCGTCGACGATCTGATCTAGTGCCATTGCCTGCTCCTGGTTCGCCGGCGCGACCGGCGCCATTGCATGAGATTTGCCGAGGTGGTCCCGCCGCGATAGCAATTAGTTGTCAGCGGCGGACAATTGCCGGCCCTATCGCTCGACGAACGCTTTCTCGATTACGAAGTGACCGGGCTGGCTGTGATTGCCCTCGGCAAAGCCGCGCGCCGTGAACATCGTATGGAGTTCTTCGAGCATCGCCGGGCTGCCGCAGAGCATGATCCGATCGGTATCGCGGTCGAGAGCGGGCTGCCCGATGTCCTCGAAGAGCTGATCGGAAGCGATCAGGTCGGTGATGCGGCCGCGGTTCCTGAACGGCTCGCGGGTGACGGTCGGATAATAGACCAGCCTGTCCCTGATCAAGTCGCCGAGGAATTCGTGGTCACGCAGGCTCTCGACGAGTTGCTCGCCATAGGCCAGTTCCGAGATTTGGCGGCAGCCGTGGGCCAGCACGATGGTCTCGTAGCTCTCGTAGACGTCGGGGTCCTTGATCAGGCTCGCGAAGGGTGCGAGCCCCGTTCCGGTCGACAGCAGCAGCAGCCGTTTGCCCGGCAGGAGATTACCGGTGATCAGCGTGCCGGTCGCCTTGCGGCCGACCAGGATGATGTCGCCTTCCCTGATCTTCTGAAGCCGCGAGGTCAAAGGACCATCAGGCACCTTGATGCTGAAGAACTCCAGTGCTTCCTCGTGATTTGCGCTCGCCAGGCTGTAGGCACGCACCAGCGGGCGGCCATCGACTTCAAGCCCGATCATCGCGAACTGGCCGTTCTGGAAGCGAAAGCCGGGATCGCGTGTCGCGGTGAAGCTGAACAGGGATTCGGTCCAGTGCTTGACCGAGAGGACCGTTTCCTTCTGAAAAGCGCTCATCGTTCGTCTCTCCTTGCATGCGCGATGCAAGGCAAAGTCCGGAATGACGCGAATCCCGCAACCGCGATCTGTCGTCTTCGGTCGATTAGTTTCACATTTTGCGGGCGATGATTTGCAAGCAGGCAATCCGCTGCGACAAGCCCGTGGCTTTGCATCGAATCCGGCAATTAGTTGCTGGCCAGCCCATCCGTCGCGGTGTCAGGAAGGACGGTGGAGAATAGCCATGACCGTGACTGCATTGGTGGCGCCGACCGTGACCGATTACGAAGCCAGCGTCGATCTCGCGACACTCGTCGTCCGCACCGCGCATGACGAACAGGTCGAGCTCGCCGCCGAGCAGCTTCGCCTCGCCTGCAAATGCGCCCACTGCACGCGGGCCCGCTTCGATGGACGGTTTCCCGAACGGTTTCCGGGAATCGCGATCACCGGGATCGACGATCTCGGCTACGGGCTGAACATCGCCTTCTCGGACGGGCACAATCGCGGAATCTATCCAAAAAATTATCTACTGAGACTGGCAGGACACTAGCCGATCTTCCGTTCTATCCGGGACCCCGACCGGCAAGCCTCCGTTCTATAAATACCCCGCTTTTCAGTGATGGATTTCCGCCCCCGCGCGCTTGGCGCGGTCCCGACATCACGCAGGCGTCGGCGCCTGGCCGTCCCGACTTGCCAACCCGCTCTGGCACGGACATTGCTCCTGTTTAGAACGGTTTGAACAATCCGGAGGCGGCTCGATGTTACTGCAGGCGGCCAATGCGGTTCGCGCGACCGTTCCCGCTACAATCCGGCCTGCCGGCAGCTCCTCGCTGCTGCTCACCGAGAACCGGCGATGGATCGGCGGCCCACCACCGCTGATGGACAAGCTCACGCCGCGCGAGCGCGAGCTGGTGCTGAAGCAAGGCCGCCGCAAGGTCCTCAATCGCGGACAGACCCTGTTCAACCAGGGCGGCAAGCACGACGGCATCTGGCTGATCGAAAGCGGCCGGATCCGTGTCTTCTACATCTCGCCCCAGGGGCGCGAGATCACGCTCGCCTACTGGCACGTCGGCAATTTCGTCGGTGGACCCGAAGTGTTCGAAGGCACCGTCCATCAATGGTCGGGCATTGCATCGAGCAATTGCAGCGTCGTGCACCTGCCTGGAAAAGAGCTGCGTTCGCTGGCCGCGGAGCTGCCAAATCTCGCCATCGGCCTGATCGAAGGCCTGACGTTCAAGGGCAAATGTTACTCGGCGCTGGCGCAGATGCTGGGGACGCGCTCCGTCACCCAGCGTCTGGCCCATCTGCTGCTGCATCTCGTCGAACTCTACGGTGTGGAGGACGCAGACGGCACGGTGATCGCGGCGGCGTTCACCCATGCCGACATCGCCCACATGGTCGGCGCCACCCGGCAGTGGGTGACGATCAGCCTCAAGCGCATGCAGGAAAAAGGCATCGTCCTGACCAAACGCTCCCAGATCGTGGTTTGTCGGCCCGAGGTCCTGGAGGAGATGCGGGGGCAAGCGTCCGATTGACGCCGATGCACATGCAATTGGCTTTAGGCGGCAAAACTGCACAAGGAGTAAGCAACCGGCATTTCCCGGCAACTAATCGACAGCGCCGATGAATCCGGATTTGCCCTGCCCGCGCCCTCACCCAATCATGGCAACCACAGCACATCCAACCGAAAGAGGATGAGAATGGTCCGCCACCTTCCCACGCTCTCGCTCGCGATGTCGGTGACGTCGCTGGCGCTTCTGTTCGCGCAGCCGGCCGCGGCGGAAACGGTGACGATCGGCATCGGCACGCAGGATACGACCAGCAACACCGTCACCGCCGGCGTCGTCATCCGGCAGCTCCATTTGCTGGAAAAATACCTGCCGACCGGCGGCAAATACGCCAACATCAAGTTCGAGCTGGATTGGCAGAACTTCACGTCCGGTCCGCCCGTCACCAATGCGATGATGGCGAACAAGCTGCAGATCGGCATGATGGGCGACTATCCGCTGATCGTGAACGGCTTCACGTTCGAAAACAATCCCGAGAGCAAGAGCCGCTTGATCGCGGTTGCCGCCTACAGCCTCTCCGGCTCGGGCAACGGCATCGTCGTCCACAAGGACTCGCCGTACTACGATCTCGCCGATCTCAAGGGCAAGCTCGTCAGCGTGCCCTTCGGCTCCGCGGCGCACGGCATGGTGCTGAAGGCGATGCAGGACCGCGGCTATGGATCGGATTATTTCCAGCTCGTGAGCCAGAGCCCCGAGGTCGGCTCGACCAATCTGCAGGAGAAGAAGATCGACGCGCATGCCGACTTCGTACCCTTTGCCGAGTTGCTGCCGTTCCGCGGCTTCGCGCGCAAGATCTTCGACGGCGTCGAGACCAATCTGCCGACCTTTCACGGCGTCGTGGTGCGCACCGACTTCGCGGACAAGTACCCCGAGGTCGTCGTCGCCTACATGAAGGCCATCATCGCCGCCAACCAGTGGCTGCGCGATGATCCCAAGCTCGCCGCAGAGAAAATCCAGGAGTGGACCGGCATCAACAAGGAGGTGGTCTACATCTTCCTCGGACCCGGCGGCAACATGACCACCGATCCCACCATCAAGCCCGCGCTGATCGACGCCGCCACCACCGACGTCGCGGTGTTGCAGAAGCTCGGGCGCATGAAGGAATTCGATCCGAAGAAATGGGTGGATGATTCGTACATCCGCAAGGCTTACGCCGAGATGAAGCTCGACTATGACGCGCAGCTCGCGAGCACCAGGAATTACGAGATCAAAGGCGAAGACAGCTTCTGCAAGAAGCCGATCGCCGATCCGCGCAAGGCCGGCCAAGTTTGGGTCGATGATGCCGGCATCCTGCCGTTTGCCAGCGCCTCCTGCACGCTCGGCGCCTACGCCGATTTCAAGGCCAAGGGCAGGAAGATCGACGTCGCCTATGTCTTCGACACCACGAGGGGCATCAAGCTGTTCGCCGACCAGGCATTCTATGCCGTCGGCGACGGCGAGGTGGCGCCGTTCTTGCTGAAGAAGGATGCGGAAGCCTATGCCGCGAAGATCAACGGCAAGGTTCTCGGCTTCGATGACGCTGTGAAATCCGCGGTCAACGGAGGCAAGACGTGAGCAGCAGTCCCGCCATCCTGCGGCCGCCGCAGGACGCCATGCCGGCACCAGCAGCCGTGAGCGAACCCGCACCCGCCGCGACACCCGTCCCGTCGCCGTCGTTCGGCACGCTCGCGGGGCGCTGGTATCGGCTCAATCAGGACCGGCTGCGCGCAATGGCGCTCGCCGCGATCTCGCTCGCCGCCTTCCTGATGCTGTGGCATCTGCTCACCACCTATCGCGTCGTGTTCTTCGTGCGCTTCACCAACGTGCCTTCGCCGCTCGCGGTCTATGCGAGCTTCAGCAGGGCGATCCACGATCCGAAGTTCCTGCTGCACCTGCTGCTGAGCTGCCGCCGCATCCTGTTCGGCTTCTCGCTCGCCGCAATCGTCGGCGTGCCGCTCGGACTGGTCATGGGACGCTTCAAGCTGATCCATGAGATCGTCTTCCCGGTCGCGGAAGTGCTGCGGCCGATCCCGGCGATCGCCTGGGTCCCGATGGCGATCATGCTGTGGCCGACCAACGAGCAGAGCATCGTCTTCATCACCTTCCTCGGCGCCTTCTTCCCGATCCTGGTCAACACGCTGCATGGCATGTCGCTGGTCGATCCGGTTCTGGTGCGCGCGGCGCAATGTCTTGGTGCCCGGGAGCGCTCGATCTTCCGCGAGGTGTATTTTCCCGCCTCGCTCCCGCACATCTTCACCGGCCTCACCGTCGGCATGGGCGTGGCATGGGTCTCGCTGATCGCCGCCGAGATGATTTCCGGACAATACGGCATCGGCTATTTCACCTGGGAAGCCTATTCGCTGGTGCAGTATCCCGACATCGCGCTCGGCATGATCGCGATCGGCGTGCTCGGACTGGCATCGAGCCTCGTGATCCGAAGCGCCGGCCGGCTGGTGATGCCATGGAGGCCGAAATGAACGAGGTTCGAAGCAGCCCGCCGAAGGGTCACATCGAGGTCAACAACTTCTCGCTCAGCTATGAGAGCATCGACGGCGCCGTGCAGGCCGTCACCGACACACACATCCACGTCAATCCGGGCGAGTTCGTCTCGATCGTCGGCCCCTCCGGATGTGGCAAGTCGACGCTGCTCAACGCGGTCGCAGGTTTCCTCAAGCCCACCACCGGGATCGTCACCGTCGATGGCGAGCCGGTGAACGGCCCGAGCGCCGAGCGCGGCATGGTGTTCCAGCAATATTCGCTGTTTCCATGGAAGACGGTGCGGGAGAACGTCGAGTTCGGCCTGAAGATGCGCGGCATGGCGCGCTCGCAACGCGAGCGGGCCGCGCGCACGCTGCTCGGCCTCGCCGGGCTCGAGGCGTTCGAGAAGCACTATCCGGAAAAGCTCTCCGGCGGCATGAAGCAGCGCGTCGGCATCGTGCGGGCGCTCGCCACCGGACCGAAAGTGCTGCTGCTCGACGAGCCGTTCGGCGCACTCGACGCCCAGACCCGCGTCATCATGCAGCAGATCCTCACCAACATGTGGCAACGGCTGAAGATCTCGGTGCTGTTCGTCACCCATGACATCGACGAGGCGATCTTCCTGTCCGATCGCGTCTACTGCATGACCGCACGCCCCGGCTCGATCAAGGCGGAAATCCCGATCCCGCTCGAGCGCCCGCGGCAGCAGGCGATGATGATGTCGTCGGAGTTCTTAGGGCTGCGTCGCGGATTGATGTCGCTGATCCGCGAGGAAAGCCTGAAGGCGATGGGCGGCGAGATCAACGACCTCGGCATGCAGGGACTGAACATCGAGCTGCACGGCCATTCGCTCGCCGAGGTGCTGTAGCGACCACGCTGCTCGGCCACGAACCCGATGCGCGCCAAAATGTCGAAAACAACCCCATGCAAAGGAGCCGTCAAGCTGCCGGCACGGGGAAATAGCAACTTGACACGTCGGGCAACTCAGCGGTATTTTTTGATTATTCCGAACTCGGTCGAATATCCCCGCTTTTGGCGCTGAAAGTCCGTCGGGTCTGGAAGCCGGCTACGGCGCCGCAAGATCGCGGACGGGGGCGACGGCACCGCGGTTCGTCTGTCAGCCGCCGGGGCCGTCCTTCATGATGTAGCCCATCAGGTCGCCCAAATTGTGCTCCAAATCCCGGATGATGTTCTTGACGACGTCTCCGATCGAGATCACGCCCACGACCTTGCCCGCGTCCAGCACCGGCAGATGGCGAAAGCCGCGCGCAGCCATCAAGGCCATGCAGCCGTCCAGCGGATCGTCCGGTTTGACCGTAACCGGCTTGCCCGTCATCACTTGAGCCACCGGCGTCTGCTTCGCATCGAGCCCGGGCAGCAGTACTTTGATGGCGCAATCACCCTGGGTCACGATACCGACCAGCACGTCGTCGTCGATGACCAGCACCGACCGGACCCGGTTGTCGCGCATCTGGCGCAAGGCTTCGACGACCATGTCGCCGGAACGGACATGGATCAGGGCGCCCTTCTTCTGGGCCAGAGCATTTTTGACTGTGCTCATCGACCTCCCCTCGTCGGCCCCGTCCTGCCGGCGTCATGGTCCGCGTTGAAGGTTAGTCGAAATATCTCGCCCTGTCAGCACCGCGCCGATGTCGCCGGCGAAGCCTGCCACCGATCCAGGCGGCGGGATTTTCACCGCTTCGATGCGTAACCCTGCAGCACCTTCATTACTTCCACTTCGAAGCCCCGGCAAAGGGACTGATTGCGGACGCAGAAGCCGCCGACTTGCTTCATCGCGCGCGGGAGCGGTGAGGCTTGAGACGGAACGAGCAACCGGCCCCAAGCAGACAAGCGCGATGGAATTGCACCTTCAGGCAGTTCGGCGCTTCAAGCTCGGTCGTTGGTGAAGACCGTGATCGTTCTGCCGCGAAAGCCCGGGAAAAATGCGAAGTGAAAATTCGGGACCATCTGATGGCCCGGATCGGGACGCACATTTGTCTTCAATGAAAATGGTAGCGGGAGAGGGACTTGAACCCCCGACCCCAGGATTATGATTCCCGTGCTCTAACCAGCTGAGCTACCCCGCCAGGGCGTCGCGATCGACGGCCGAGCGGCCGCGGGTGCGAACGGGCGGGATATAAAGAGTGGGGGCCGCGCCTGTCAAGCAAACCCGGCCCTCGCCACAACATATTGGAGACAGGCGTTATTTCGGTCTCACCGAGGGGTCGCCACCGGGGCTGCCGGGCGGCGGAATCACCGGGGTGTTGCCGCCTTCCGGGGTTGGCGCGCGGATCTCCGGATCGACGCTCGCGGGCGGGCACAGCACCCCGTCGGATTTGGCGAGCTTGTCGCCGAGCGGCTGGCTGCTGCCTTGACCGGTCGTGGTTCCGTCCGGCGCCGCCGCGCCCGGATGCGACGGCTCTCGCATCGGGGCGCAATTCGCGGTCCGTGCCGGCTGCGGCGGCGCAGTCTGGGCCGGCGGCGTTGCGGGCGCCGGCGGCGCCTGGGCTACGGCGATCGCGGGCAACGCCATCAAGGCGCAGGACAGCGCGAGGGTGCGGTTCAATCTCATGCCGGGAAAACCGCGACACCGCGCGGATGTTCCCCGTCAAATTGGTCGCAGCCTCACGTTTTGCGGAAACGGATCAGCGAGAAATGCCCCATCGGCGGCATCGGCCGCCGTTCCGCGAGGCTGACGCCGCCATGCCGCGCCGCCCAATCGGTCAGCCGGGCCCACGGAAATTCCGGCCGCCAGCCGAGCCGCCGCGCCAGCGGCGCGAAGGCGAGCTCGAAGGCCCGGCGCGGCCCGCTCTCGGCGCCGATGTGATTGACCAGGATCAACTCGCCGCCGGGCTTCAGCACGCGGATGAAATCGTCGAGCGTCGCCTCAGGATCCGGCACCGCGGTGATGACGTATTGCGCGACCACCGCGTCGAAGAACGCATCTGAAAATGCCAGGTTCTTGGCGTCCATCACCGCCAGCATCTCGACATTGCTCAAGCTGAGTGCGCGCACACGCTTGAGCGCCCGCCGCAGCATCGGCGCCGAGATATCGACGCCATAGAGTTTCGTGGTGCGCGCATAGTCCGACAGCGACAGGCCGGTGCCGACGCCGACATCGAGCACGCGCCCGCCGATCCGATCGGCCTCTGCGATCGTCGACTGCCGGCCCTGATCGAACACCTTGCCGAACACGAGATCGTAGACCGGCGCCCAGCGCCCATACGCCTTTTCGACCCCCTCGCGGTCGATGTCCCCAGCCATCCCTGCCCCGACGCCTTTTCTCTATTCTGCGAGCGTTGCCATTGCATCGCGTGGCACAGCGCGCGCAACACGGCTCGCGCTCGCGCTCTTGATGAAGCCGCCGCCCAGCACGCGCGCCTGCCCCGAGGCCGCGTCGTAGAACACGCAGGCCTGGCCGGGCGAGACGCCCTCCTCGCCGGCGACGAGCTCGACCTCGTAGCCGCCATCGGCGGCGCGCAGCCAGGCCGGCTGCGGCGCGCGCGTCGAGCGGACCCGGACATGGATCTCGATGCCGTCGCCGATCACGCGATCCAATGCGCCGTCGCCGATCCAGTTGACGTCGCGCAACGCGATGCGGTCCATGCGCAGCGCCTCGCGCGGCCCGACCACGACACGGCGCGTCGCCGCATCGAGCTTGACCACATAGAGCGGATGGCCGGACGCGATGCCGAGCCCCTTGCGCTGGCCGACTGTGAAATGAACGATGCCCTGGTGCCGGCCGATCACGTTGCCGTCGAGGTCGACGATCTCGCCCGGCGCGATCGCGTTCGGCTTCAGCCGTCCGATGATGTCGGTGTAGCGGCCGGTCGGCACGAAGCAGATGTCCTGGCTGTCCTGCTTGTCGGCGACCTCGAGGCCGAAGCGCCGCGCCAGCTCGCGGGCTTGCGGCTTGGTCATGTCGCCGAGCGGAAAGCGCAGGAAGTCGAGCTGCTCGCGCGTGGTCGCGAACAGGAAGTAGCTCTGGTCGCGATCGGCATCGGCGGCGCAGACCAGCGCGCGCGACCCGTCGGCCAGCCGGCGCGAGGCGACATAATGCCCGGTGGCGAGCGCCTGCGCGCCGAGCTCGCGTGCGGTCGACAGCAAATCGCGGAACTTGACCGAACGGTTGCACTCGATGCACGGCACCGGCGTCTCGCCGAGCGCGTAGCTGTCGGCGAAATTGTCGATCACGGATTCCTTGAAGCGGCTCTCATAGTCGAGCACGTAATGCGGGATGCCGATCCGCTCGGCGACATTGCGCGCATCATGGATGTCGCGGCCGGCGCAGCAGGCGCCCTTGCGATGGGTCGCCGCGCCGTGGTCGTAGAGCTGCAGCGTGATCCCGACCACGTCGTAGCCCTGCGACTTCAAAAGCGCAGCGGTCACCGAGGAGTCGACGCCGCCAGACATGGCGACCACGATCCGTGTGTCCTCAGGGCGGCCTTGGAGATCCAAATCGTTGAGCATCTTAAGGGGTCATTGATCTCTGTCGCGACGAGCTTTTGGCGCCCCGCGACGGGAATTGAAAGAAGTCTTTGTCCAGAGGGACTTGAACGCGTCCAAAGAACGCATCCAAGGCCGGATGGGTCGGTTCGGGACGCGTCGAAGGCCCGCCTTTAATATAGGCCGTATTCCGGGGAGGCAATCAGGGCAAGCCACGGGGCCGCCCCGCGTGACGGGCAAATCTTGCCGCCGGGCAAAAAGGAGACCGCGCGGAACCCTTCCGGAAAGGGTTCCAGCGTCAGATAAATACCTGAAATAGCTAGATATTATCTAGTTCCGCATGCTGGCCCAGTCCTTGCTGACTGGAGGCTGGAAGTCTCATTCTCGGGGTTGGGCCGTGGTCAGCGTCACGTCGGAAACACATGTGTCTTTTCAGAGCGCGATAGCGCGCTCTTCCCGTCCGGATCTGACCGCGCAGGCGAGCAATGACAGCTTTGCCGCGCTGGTCGACGGCAACACGGCTGCCGCCAACGACACCCGCTCGTACGACAATTCGAGCACGCAAACCCCACCGTGGCGCCGGACCGACGATCCGTCGACCTCGGATACGCCGCCGCCCGACAGTTCGGCGTCCGCCCCCGCGACGGACAATTCCAGCAGCTCCGCCTCGTCGCAGGACGACGGCAAGGTCGACGGCAGCCGCAGCAGTTCGCGCAAGGACAAATCGAAGTCGACGTCGAAATCCGACGGCTCCGACTCCACCGACCAGGCTGCGACCGCGGCACCGGGTCAGCCCGGCGCCGCGCAGGATCCATCCAGCGCGGCGGCCGCTGCCGCCGCTGCAGTTGCTGCTACGGCCGCACCGGCAAATACCGCGGCAACCGCCACCTCGTCCGACCAGCCGGCCGCACCGCTCGCGATCGCCGCGGCCGCGATTGCGGCAAGCTCGGCGATCGGAGGCACCGGCGCCGCTGCCGGCGCGCAGGCGGCAACCACCGCAACCGCCACGGCCAACGCAGGCAATGTCGCCAAGGCGGCCGGCGCCAAGTCCGAAACCCAGCTCATCTCCACCGCGGACGCCGCAACGGCGCAAGGCGCGGCGACCGCCGCAGGCAGCGCCATCACCGGCGGCGCGCTCGCCGCCACCGTCGCGACCGGCACGCCCGCCACCAGGACCGCGGCGCAACCCGCAGCTCCAGCGGCTGCGAA from Bradyrhizobium genosp. L includes:
- a CDS encoding flagellar hook-length control protein FliK codes for the protein MSFQSAIARSSRPDLTAQASNDSFAALVDGNTAAANDTRSYDNSSTQTPPWRRTDDPSTSDTPPPDSSASAPATDNSSSSASSQDDGKVDGSRSSSRKDKSKSTSKSDGSDSTDQAATAAPGQPGAAQDPSSAAAAAAAAVAATAAPANTAATATSSDQPAAPLAIAAAAIAASSAIGGTGAAAGAQAATTATATANAGNVAKAAGAKSETQLISTADAATAQGAATAAGSAITGGALAATVATGTPATRTAAQPAAPAAAKDGKAAAAADPNGNANANAATPTTVVSGVTQTAAVTSKAQADSGASDAVKADAGGNATPAPAGNGHAAANAQTQLNTPDASAQAANALQAQLTPTQVTPTATPQLTVTAASQSAAVPLAGLAMQITASARSGKSRFDIQLDPAELGRIDVRIDVDRNGQVTSHLTVDRPETLQLLRQDSSQLQRALDNAGLSTGNSGLQFSLRDQSQSGQNNNSQQQQNPNSHRLIVSDDDSVSAATAGRSYGRAASALGGVDIRV